Within the Rosa rugosa chromosome 2, drRosRugo1.1, whole genome shotgun sequence genome, the region CAAGCGCTCCGACGCCGGCGACCGGAACGGCGGGACCGCGGCGTCGCTGCCGGTGGGCATTCCGGACTGGTCCAAGATCCTGAGGGACGAGTACCGAGAAAACCGGCGGAGcggcgacgacgacgacgacttGGACGACGGGAGCGTGCGGGTCCCGCCGCACGAGTTTTTGGCGAGGCAGATGGCGAGGACGAGAATCGCGTCGTTCTCGGTTCACGAAGGCGTGGGGAGGACGCTGAAGGGGAGGGATCTCAGCCGGGTCAGAAATGCAATTTGGGAAAAAACCGGGTTCGAAGATTAATTAGCGGAAACAAGAacaatttttttcctttctcaattttaaagaaaaatgaagagtTCCAGGAGGGGGGTAATTTACGGAAATTATTGggtagaatttttttttggttgaaattatgaatttcttgTATCTTGTTTCTAAATTTGTTCACGTATTTAGGTGACGGATGCGATCGAGATTATCTTTATTTTGATATATGTAATGTAATTCTAACAGGGACGATTTCCTTGAAATTTCTCAaggtttaatttaatttttctgtttGAATTCTATTTACTTGTTTAAGTtcttggtggtggtgggttAGTAAGTTGGTTTAATTTTTGGtgtaaattaaaaatgaatatTAAATGATTGGTAGGGTTGGTACGAAAATGCTGAGAAGGACCCGTAAGAAAAATAATGCACATAAGAATACAGCTGTGTCAAATCTACTACCCTTTCCCATTGGCTTTTACAAGTCTCGTCGtttcttttttgaaattctttggGTGGTTCGTAGACTTTGAAGTTGATTTTTGGgtcgtatcaaaaaaaaaaaaaaaagaagttgatttTTGGGTGTACCAATTTCGTTTCAAGTCTGAATTTAATTCAAATGGCATCCGGATGAGCAGAGCTAGAGATGGTGAATGTTGAATGGGCAGAGTATGGCCCCTGCGCAATGCTCCTGCGCAAGGATGACATGCATAAATCGAGAAATGGTCCAAATTTGTACTTGTCtacttgtcaaaaaaaaaaaaagagcatatGAGGACCATCATGACTTCATGAGTGAGTATGGTCCCTCGTGTATAATTGGGGCCGTGGATATAAATTTTCCGATGAGACTGAACCatccatcctttttttttttaaatgtttcaCGCGGAAGagctaagagcaactccaacagcttccctataatttctgtattatagggaagcaaaagtcaaagctttagcctttttttttttctccaattccaacagattccctattttacaacaatctctaaaatctccatattcttccttaaaattttagagtttgctgtaaatatagggaatttggttttctctttcctcactttccctaaaatagggatagttatagggaatctgttggagcaaaagagacttatttttccctaaagtagagaaaaatcaaaatatagggaatctgttggagttgctctaagaatcaaataaaaaagaaaattacatgAATAGAACTGTGAATTCAATCAATTTGCAAAGAGTTTTAATGTTCTATTTTCTCTATTCAAACTATGAAATTATAATTATCACGCTCTAGAGTATGATAAATGTATGATAAATGTTCTTTATTTTATAAAATTAGCACATTAGATATACAACTTATGCAAATAAAATCCGGCAATTTCAATTCTTTCTTAAGACTATCTAGTTGCTTTTTCAGTAAGTTTTGTTGTGGATAGTTGCAAGGGATACCGTTATCCATGTTCAATACATTAGTTAATtatctctcaaaaaaaaaaacattagttAATTAGGTTTTTTAATGAGCCAAATAACCAATTGGACAATGAGGATAACAATATTTAGTATGATCTAATCTAGTAAAATCAAGAATGATCCCATCTGAAATCTTATACGTGAAATGGAACTTTGTCCCTAAATCCCCTTCACGTGAATCTTACaactatgttttctttttttaaggTCCAATGAGATTTAGTGCACAAAAGAATGCTAGTTGTTTACGACATTATGGTGTAGACCCCAAAACTAAATTACTAGGAATCAGAAATGCCAGCTTGGACAGGTGGGGGGACGTTGGTTCTAATCAATTCAAATATATTTGTTTCAAGTAATTTATTTAACTTGTAATTACTTATGTCATCCTTTTCTTAATCTGGTAAATTTCTATGATATACGAAAttttgtaaaagtaaaatgacaattgaaattggtctactcatttcatttcatagcccctttatatagggagagaattacaacggaaatatcaattacaatgatgacattaactactgattggtccttgatccatgctgattgatggtgattgctaattacttgattccctctccgtcaatcactttgacgaaggcacataatgtgtttttcctttaacactcccccttgtgccaagtcaaagatgaaatggtgcatgagttgttgcctcactaaaaaccttgccaagtaacaataaaaaccatgtgggacaaaaaatacacattggtcgaaggaaaagagcacaacgcaccttttacatttgaggatgacatgtgtgtgttagactccccttAACGTCTACACCTtcccctgatccttacattaatcaagggagcttggaaagtcttcacattcctatgcttttcacatgtttctcaaatatggccttaggcaatgatttggtgaacaaatctacCACATTCTCCTTAGACCTTACTTGATttacttgaatcttgaggagggcctgttgttggTGATTttagaaaaactttggtgatatgtgttttgtattatcacccttgatatgccttagcttcatctgttcgatgcaaagctgcattatctttattaatgcaagtaggctcttcagtggtagaacttaaacc harbors:
- the LOC133731649 gene encoding protein S40-4-like, which translates into the protein MATSKTYYARPNYRYLPTDHHHQTLGADSAFELDESDIYNFARSSSPEYRKPAMSSRVVSSAASKKSASSKRSDAGDRNGGTAASLPVGIPDWSKILRDEYRENRRSGDDDDDLDDGSVRVPPHEFLARQMARTRIASFSVHEGVGRTLKGRDLSRVRNAIWEKTGFED